In Acomys russatus chromosome 9, mAcoRus1.1, whole genome shotgun sequence, the following are encoded in one genomic region:
- the LOC127193968 gene encoding protein FAM107B isoform X1, which translates to MGSLTHYVQEGPLEDTDPKDTFLVPRNIMAEPDYLEDDNPELIRPQKLINPVKMSRNHQDLHRELLMNQKRGLAPQNKPELQKVMEKRKRDQVMKQKEEEAQKKKSDLEIELLKRQQKLEQLELEKQKLQEEQENAPEFVKVKGNLRRTGQEVAQGQES; encoded by the exons ATGGGCTCCCTCACACACTATGTACAAG AAGGGCCACTTGAGGATACTGACCCCAAAGACACCTTTCTCGTTCCAAGAAACATCATGGCTGAGCCAGACTACCTAGAAGATGACAACCCTGAACTAATTAGGCCCCAGAAGCTAATTAATCCTGTCAAAATGTCCCGAAACCATCAAGACCTCCACAGAGAGCTTCTTATGAATCAAAAAAG GGGTCTTGCCCCTCAGAATAAACCAGAATtgcagaaggtgatggagaagagAAAACGAGACCAAGTGAtgaagcagaaggaggaggaagcacagaAGAAGAAATCCGACCTGGAAATAGAACTATTAAAGCGGCAGCAGAAATTGGAGCAG CTTGAACTCGAGAAGCAGAAATtgcaagaagaacaagaaaatgcGCCAGAATTTGTGAAGGTGAAAGGCAATCTCAGGAGAACAGGCCAGGAGGTGGCCCAGGGCCAGGAGTCCTAG
- the LOC127193968 gene encoding protein FAM107B isoform X2: MLSEGPLEDTDPKDTFLVPRNIMAEPDYLEDDNPELIRPQKLINPVKMSRNHQDLHRELLMNQKRGLAPQNKPELQKVMEKRKRDQVMKQKEEEAQKKKSDLEIELLKRQQKLEQLELEKQKLQEEQENAPEFVKVKGNLRRTGQEVAQGQES; encoded by the exons AAGGGCCACTTGAGGATACTGACCCCAAAGACACCTTTCTCGTTCCAAGAAACATCATGGCTGAGCCAGACTACCTAGAAGATGACAACCCTGAACTAATTAGGCCCCAGAAGCTAATTAATCCTGTCAAAATGTCCCGAAACCATCAAGACCTCCACAGAGAGCTTCTTATGAATCAAAAAAG GGGTCTTGCCCCTCAGAATAAACCAGAATtgcagaaggtgatggagaagagAAAACGAGACCAAGTGAtgaagcagaaggaggaggaagcacagaAGAAGAAATCCGACCTGGAAATAGAACTATTAAAGCGGCAGCAGAAATTGGAGCAG CTTGAACTCGAGAAGCAGAAATtgcaagaagaacaagaaaatgcGCCAGAATTTGTGAAGGTGAAAGGCAATCTCAGGAGAACAGGCCAGGAGGTGGCCCAGGGCCAGGAGTCCTAG
- the LOC127193968 gene encoding protein FAM107B isoform X3 → MAEPDYLEDDNPELIRPQKLINPVKMSRNHQDLHRELLMNQKRGLAPQNKPELQKVMEKRKRDQVMKQKEEEAQKKKSDLEIELLKRQQKLEQLELEKQKLQEEQENAPEFVKVKGNLRRTGQEVAQGQES, encoded by the exons ATGGCTGAGCCAGACTACCTAGAAGATGACAACCCTGAACTAATTAGGCCCCAGAAGCTAATTAATCCTGTCAAAATGTCCCGAAACCATCAAGACCTCCACAGAGAGCTTCTTATGAATCAAAAAAG GGGTCTTGCCCCTCAGAATAAACCAGAATtgcagaaggtgatggagaagagAAAACGAGACCAAGTGAtgaagcagaaggaggaggaagcacagaAGAAGAAATCCGACCTGGAAATAGAACTATTAAAGCGGCAGCAGAAATTGGAGCAG CTTGAACTCGAGAAGCAGAAATtgcaagaagaacaagaaaatgcGCCAGAATTTGTGAAGGTGAAAGGCAATCTCAGGAGAACAGGCCAGGAGGTGGCCCAGGGCCAGGAGTCCTAG